The bacterium sequence CGCGCAAGGCCAAGCTGGGCGAGCAGCCGGGGCAGAAGCTGCCCGCCGACTGGCCGGCCGAGCTGGCGCTGCCGGCGGAGGCGAAGGCGCAGCGGCGCTGATGCTGCCGGCCAACATCCTCGCCAGCCGCCGCGGCCGCCTGACGGCCTTCAGCCTGCTGTACCTGAGCGAAGGCATCCCCTTCGGCTTCAGCGCCACTGCACTCGCCACCTACCTGCGCCAGTCGGGGATCTCGATCGCCGAGGTGGGGCTCTTCATCGCCTCGCTCTACGCGCCCTGGGGCTTCAAGCCGCTCTGGGCGCCGGTGGTGGACCTCGTCAACCTGCGCCGCTTCGGCCACTACCGGGCCTGGATCGTCTTCGCGCAGGCGATGATGATCCTCACGCTCGCCCTCGTCTGGGCCGTGGACCCGGGCACGAACCTGAAGCTGCTCACGCTGCTGATCGTCGTCCACAACATCTTCTCGGCGACGCAGGACATCGCGATCGACGCCCTCGCCGTGAACGTGCTGCCCGAGCACGAGCGCGGCGTGGCCAACGGCTTCATGTTCGGGGCGAGCTACCTGGGCCAGACCCTGGGCGGCAGCGGCGCGCTCTTCATCGCGGGGCGTTTCGGCTACGGGGCGACCTACCCCTACGTCTGCGGCCTGCTCGCGCTGCTGCTCGTGGGGGTGTCGTTGCGTCTGAGCGAGCCGCAGCGGGCGCTCGCGGCGGCGGCGGAGGCCGTCACGGGGCGCCTCGCCGTCCTCGCCGCGATCGGCGCGCGGCTGAGGACCTACGCGGTCGAGCTCTATCGCGGCTTCTTCCGCTCGGGGCGCGGGCCCCTGCTCGGCATGGTCTTCGCCGCCGTGCCCAACGGCGCGCTCGCCCTCGGTCTCGCCCTCGGCAACACGATGCAGGTGGATCTCGGCCTCAGCGAGGAGCAGATCGCGAGCCTGGGCGTGCAGAGCACGGTGCTCGCCGCCCTCGGCTGCGTGATCGGCGGCTGGGTGAGCGATCGCCTCGGCCACCGCAAGATGCTCGCCCTCTGGTACGCGCTGACCACCCTGCCCACCTTCTGGCTCTCGGGGCAGTTCACGGGCGCGAGCGGCATGGCGGGCGTGACGGTGCAGAGCTAAACGGGCGTGTCGCTCGTCTACAGCTTCTTCTCGGGCCTGATCTCGGGGACGAACATCGCCGTCTTCATGGGGCTGACCAGCCCGCTCGTCGCTGCGACGCAGTTCTCCGGCTACATGGCCCTGCGCAATCTCACCTACACCTACTCGAGCGCCTGGCAGGGCCGCCACGCCGAGCTGCACGGCTACCTGGCCACGCTGCGCCTGGACGCCTGGATCGCCTTCCTGCCCATCCTGCTCATTCCCTTCCTGAAGCCACGCCGGGGCGAGACACCGGGGCCTGCTGCGCCCGCGCCGGCGGATCCCGCCTAGC is a genomic window containing:
- a CDS encoding MFS transporter, with protein sequence MLPANILASRRGRLTAFSLLYLSEGIPFGFSATALATYLRQSGISIAEVGLFIASLYAPWGFKPLWAPVVDLVNLRRFGHYRAWIVFAQAMMILTLALVWAVDPGTNLKLLTLLIVVHNIFSATQDIAIDALAVNVLPEHERGVANGFMFGASYLGQTLGGSGALFIAGRFGYGATYPYVCGLLALLLVGVSLRLSEPQRALAAAAEAVTGRLAVLAAIGARLRTYAVELYRGFFRSGRGPLLGMVFAAVPNGALALGLALGNTMQVDLGLSEEQIASLGVQSTVLAALGCVIGGWVSDRLGHRKMLALWYALTTLPTFWLSGQFTGASGMAGVTVQS